One window of the Microvirga mediterraneensis genome contains the following:
- a CDS encoding alpha/beta hydrolase → MAQNVTVYFATNRMPLTDGSGETIVDFGSEPGPIDGTAVRFGSAQASVTATGSGFVAGSLYVAPEQLIGPNIQRGSRDIFEKLRQDMQEGGRPTLVVIHGFSNTFKDAIERAASILVFYGIDANVFSFTWPSIGSPLPTPLPYNDYFHDRGTARGSGVAIARTMRILYDFIDNLPRRDFCRQPLHLICHSMGNYAFRYAVQSLMQVPQGEPREYVRTADTPAPNAEERPFPALVALPTEASDSNRLRRTFDQIVLAAADEDEDAFEDVKELRYLPRLGNRVTVYHTQKDWILSTLSSVTKFNGPRLGVNGPENMAIISDKVTAVDVSDAIDPRHDVQSHQYYRLFPPVRDDIVAVLSGERQDKITNRDRTDMQRYSLQAPARSRRRKGR, encoded by the coding sequence ATGGCGCAGAACGTGACGGTCTATTTCGCGACGAACCGCATGCCGCTCACCGACGGGAGCGGAGAAACGATCGTGGATTTCGGCTCGGAGCCCGGGCCCATCGACGGCACGGCGGTGCGGTTCGGCTCCGCGCAGGCGAGCGTCACGGCGACGGGTTCCGGCTTCGTCGCGGGGTCGCTCTATGTGGCGCCCGAGCAGCTCATCGGGCCGAACATCCAGCGGGGCAGCCGCGACATCTTCGAGAAGCTGCGGCAGGACATGCAGGAGGGAGGGCGGCCGACCCTCGTGGTGATCCACGGTTTCTCGAACACCTTCAAGGACGCCATCGAGCGAGCCGCGAGCATTCTCGTCTTCTACGGCATCGACGCCAACGTGTTCTCGTTCACTTGGCCGTCCATCGGCTCGCCGCTGCCGACGCCCCTGCCCTACAACGATTACTTTCACGACCGCGGAACCGCGCGCGGTTCAGGCGTCGCCATCGCCCGCACCATGCGCATCCTCTACGACTTCATCGACAACCTGCCCCGCCGGGACTTCTGCCGCCAGCCGCTGCACCTCATCTGCCACAGCATGGGGAACTACGCGTTCCGCTATGCCGTGCAGTCCCTGATGCAGGTGCCCCAGGGCGAGCCGCGCGAATATGTCCGCACGGCCGATACGCCCGCGCCGAACGCGGAGGAGCGCCCCTTCCCGGCTCTCGTCGCGCTTCCGACCGAGGCATCCGATTCCAACCGCCTGCGCCGGACTTTCGACCAGATCGTCCTCGCGGCCGCCGACGAGGACGAGGATGCGTTCGAAGACGTCAAGGAGCTGCGCTACCTGCCGCGCCTCGGCAACCGCGTCACGGTCTACCACACGCAGAAGGACTGGATCCTCTCCACCTTGAGCTCGGTGACCAAGTTCAACGGACCGCGCTTGGGCGTGAACGGGCCGGAGAACATGGCGATCATCAGCGACAAGGTCACGGCCGTGGACGTGAGCGACGCCATCGATCCCAGGCACGATGTCCAGAGCCACCAATATTATCGGCTCTTCCCGCCCGTGCGCGACGACATCGTGGCCGTCCTGTCCGGCGAGCGCCAGGACAAGATCACCAACCGCGACCGCACCGACATGCAGCGCTACAGCCTGCAGGCGCCCGCACGGAGCAGGCGGCGGAAAGGGCGGTAG
- a CDS encoding lytic murein transglycosylase, producing the protein MIRGRHYTIAAFTALASLVGMAHTAQAAQCGNSAAGFENWKREFSQEAKANGVGQTAISALMNTDYATATIRADRGQKSFRLSLDQFMAKRGAPVIVSRGRSLKQSNASLFASLEQRYGVPPGPLIAIWGMETAFGTQRGNQNTLSAVATLAYDCRRSEFFTDQLYAALELIDRGVLSGSTRGSMHGEIGQTQFMPKNILQYGRGGNLDNTADALEATANFLKGHGWRAGAGYQPGEPNFKAIQAWNAASVYQQAIALIGQQIDGNARRSAER; encoded by the coding sequence ATGATCAGAGGCCGGCATTACACGATCGCCGCTTTCACCGCCCTGGCATCGCTCGTCGGGATGGCCCACACGGCGCAGGCCGCGCAATGCGGCAACAGCGCGGCCGGCTTCGAGAACTGGAAGCGGGAATTCTCGCAGGAAGCGAAAGCCAACGGCGTCGGGCAGACGGCGATCTCCGCCCTCATGAACACGGATTACGCGACGGCCACCATCCGGGCCGACCGGGGCCAGAAAAGCTTCCGACTCTCGCTCGACCAGTTCATGGCCAAGCGCGGCGCGCCGGTGATCGTCTCGCGCGGGCGCTCGCTCAAGCAGTCGAACGCATCGCTCTTCGCGTCCCTGGAGCAGCGCTACGGCGTCCCGCCGGGCCCGCTGATCGCGATCTGGGGCATGGAGACGGCCTTCGGAACCCAGCGCGGGAACCAGAACACGCTCTCGGCGGTGGCGACCCTGGCGTATGATTGCCGCCGGTCGGAATTCTTCACGGACCAGCTCTACGCGGCCCTGGAGCTGATCGACCGCGGGGTGCTCTCGGGCAGCACGCGCGGGTCCATGCACGGAGAGATCGGCCAGACCCAGTTCATGCCGAAGAACATCCTGCAATACGGCCGGGGCGGCAATCTCGACAACACCGCCGACGCCCTGGAGGCCACGGCCAATTTCCTGAAGGGCCACGGCTGGCGCGCCGGAGCCGGATACCAGCCGGGCGAGCCGAACTTCAAGGCGATCCAGGCCTGGAACGCCGCATCGGTCTATCAGCAGGCCATCGCGCTGATCGGCCAGCAGATCGACGGCAACGCGCGCCGGTCCGCCGAGCGGTAA
- a CDS encoding methyl-accepting chemotaxis protein — MPFGLRPFRPTSAKVRALDATFATITLDPDGHILDANDGFLTLVGYRLEEMRGRHHRVLVDPADAESPSYGRFWQELRQGHRHTAESRHLCKDGRAIWLQASYVPVLDRNGRVAEVVAFATDITAQRLRQADFAGQIAAINRSQAVIHFALDGTITDANELFLETMGYELDAVKGKHHRMFVPAEYAACPDYEAFWQNLNRGEYLSGEFKRIDRNGREVWLQASYNPIFDGNGRPFKIVKYASDITAEKRKAAEAAAQVAAMSRSQAVIHFDMDGVILDANQNFLDTMGYTLDEVRGRHHRMFVSNNYAASAEYAGFWETLRAGRYSAAVYQRVAKGGREVWIQGNYNPVLDADGRPFKVVKFATDITRSMNVRGEAIQMAEQTLGNVQAIATAAEGMNVTAEAISGRMQESRSAVDEIHVRTQGADASTAKLRDAAQAMDGVVQAITVIAEKINLLALNATIEAARAGDAGRGFAVVANEVKNLANQAAQATARISGEILSMQTVSGDVEQALASISAAVTEVRGFIVETADAIERQSAVTTEVWRNIKIAAGGVAGIARSLDEWVVGVEERRASERTRVSRPARIRLSALAGEAQDIACMVLNMSETGAKISVATVDVPDRFVLRVDGDDIARTCQVVRRGFQELGVRYL, encoded by the coding sequence ATGCCTTTTGGTCTGCGTCCGTTCCGCCCAACCAGCGCGAAGGTTCGGGCGCTCGATGCGACGTTTGCGACGATCACGCTCGACCCGGACGGCCATATCCTGGATGCGAACGACGGCTTCCTGACGCTGGTCGGGTATCGGCTGGAGGAGATGCGCGGCCGGCATCACCGCGTCCTCGTCGATCCGGCCGATGCCGAATCCCCATCCTATGGCAGATTCTGGCAAGAGCTGCGGCAGGGACACCGCCACACGGCGGAGTCCCGGCACCTCTGCAAGGACGGCCGCGCCATCTGGCTGCAGGCGAGCTACGTGCCTGTCCTCGATCGAAATGGCAGGGTCGCGGAGGTGGTCGCGTTCGCCACTGACATCACGGCGCAGAGGCTTCGTCAGGCGGATTTCGCCGGACAGATCGCCGCGATCAACCGGTCGCAGGCCGTGATCCATTTCGCGCTCGACGGCACGATCACGGATGCGAACGAACTCTTCCTCGAGACGATGGGCTATGAGCTCGACGCCGTGAAGGGCAAGCATCACCGCATGTTCGTGCCCGCCGAATACGCTGCCTGTCCCGACTACGAGGCGTTCTGGCAGAATCTCAATCGCGGCGAGTATCTGTCGGGCGAGTTCAAGCGCATCGACAGGAACGGCCGGGAGGTGTGGCTGCAGGCCAGCTACAATCCGATCTTCGACGGCAATGGGCGTCCCTTCAAGATCGTGAAGTATGCCTCCGACATCACGGCGGAGAAGCGCAAAGCCGCCGAGGCCGCCGCCCAGGTCGCCGCCATGAGCCGCTCCCAGGCGGTTATTCATTTCGACATGGACGGCGTCATCCTGGACGCGAACCAGAATTTCCTCGACACGATGGGCTACACCCTGGACGAGGTCCGGGGACGGCATCATCGCATGTTCGTCTCGAACAATTATGCGGCGAGCGCCGAATATGCGGGCTTCTGGGAAACCCTGCGCGCCGGCCGGTATTCGGCGGCCGTCTACCAGCGCGTCGCGAAGGGCGGGCGCGAGGTTTGGATCCAGGGCAACTACAACCCCGTGCTCGATGCGGACGGGCGGCCGTTCAAGGTGGTCAAGTTCGCGACCGACATCACCCGCAGCATGAATGTCCGTGGCGAGGCGATCCAGATGGCCGAGCAGACGCTCGGCAACGTGCAGGCGATCGCGACGGCCGCCGAAGGCATGAACGTCACGGCGGAAGCGATCTCGGGGCGGATGCAGGAATCGCGCAGCGCCGTCGACGAGATCCATGTGAGGACGCAGGGCGCCGACGCCTCGACGGCCAAGCTGCGCGACGCCGCGCAGGCCATGGACGGCGTCGTCCAGGCGATCACCGTCATCGCCGAGAAGATCAACCTTCTGGCATTGAACGCCACCATCGAGGCGGCCCGCGCCGGCGATGCGGGGCGGGGCTTCGCCGTGGTGGCGAACGAGGTGAAGAACCTCGCCAACCAGGCCGCGCAGGCGACCGCGCGCATCTCGGGCGAGATCCTGTCCATGCAGACCGTCTCGGGCGACGTGGAGCAGGCGCTCGCCTCGATCAGCGCGGCCGTCACCGAGGTGAGAGGATTCATCGTCGAAACGGCCGATGCCATCGAACGGCAGAGCGCCGTGACGACCGAGGTCTGGCGCAACATCAAGATCGCTGCAGGCGGCGTGGCGGGAATCGCGCGCAGCCTGGACGAATGGGTGGTCGGCGTGGAGGAGCGCCGTGCGAGCGAGCGCACGAGGGTGAGCCGCCCGGCGCGGATCCGGCTCTCCGCCCTCGCGGGCGAGGCTCAGGACATCGCATGCATGGTGCTGAACATGTCCGAGACCGGCGCGAAGATCAGCGTCGCGACGGTCGATGTTCCGGACCGCTTCGTTCTCAGGGTCGACGGGGACGACATCGCGCGGACCTGCCAGGTCGTGCGCCGGGGCTTCCAGGAGCTGGGCGTCCGCTATCTGTAA
- a CDS encoding thiamine pyrophosphate-requiring protein translates to MAETVADFIWQRLQEWGVRRVYGYPGDGIGGLIGALSRVEDSIEFVQARHEEMAGLMACAEAKFTGEVGICIATSGPGAIHLLNGLYDAKLDHQPVLALVGQQARTVIGAHYQQDLDLQTLFKDVAGAYVETASTPEQVRHLIDRAYRIAKAERRVTCVILPNDLQAEPMVQPAREHGMTHSGVGIEMSPVVPDAAALGRAAEVLNAGERVAILVGAGALGATDEVIAVAERLGAGVAKALLGKAVVPDDLPFCTGSIGLLGTKASWELMANCDTLLMIGSSFPYTEFLPKEGQARGVQIDLDAGMLGLRYPMEVNLVGDAAATLAALLPLLDEKTDRSWADTIEANIAVSRKQLDGMAAAPARPINPQRVATELSPRLPENCIVTADSGTTTVWYARDLAFRRGMMGSVSGTLATMGCAVPYAIAAKFAHPDRPVIALVGDGAMQMNGLAELITIAKYRDRWADPRLVVMVLNNRDLAYVTWEERVQSGDPKWESSQSLPDVPYAEFAKSIGLDGLRVEDPEQVGPAWDRALAADRPFVLDMVTDPNVPPLPPHITLKQARHFMGALVKGDPDTGSVLANTARGIVGSILPSKDKS, encoded by the coding sequence ATGGCAGAGACAGTGGCCGATTTCATATGGCAGCGCTTGCAGGAGTGGGGGGTGCGCCGGGTCTACGGCTATCCCGGCGACGGCATCGGCGGCCTGATCGGCGCACTCTCCCGCGTGGAGGATTCCATCGAGTTCGTCCAGGCGCGGCACGAGGAGATGGCCGGGCTGATGGCATGCGCGGAGGCGAAGTTCACGGGCGAGGTCGGAATCTGCATCGCGACCTCGGGACCCGGGGCCATCCACCTCCTGAACGGTCTCTACGATGCCAAGCTGGATCACCAGCCGGTCCTGGCCCTCGTCGGGCAGCAGGCCCGCACCGTCATCGGGGCTCACTACCAGCAGGACCTCGACCTGCAGACGCTCTTCAAGGACGTGGCCGGCGCCTATGTCGAGACGGCTTCGACGCCCGAGCAGGTCCGGCACCTGATCGACCGGGCCTATCGGATCGCCAAGGCGGAGCGGCGGGTCACCTGCGTGATCCTCCCCAACGACCTCCAGGCCGAGCCGATGGTCCAGCCGGCGCGCGAGCACGGAATGACCCATTCGGGCGTCGGCATCGAGATGTCGCCCGTCGTTCCCGACGCGGCGGCGCTCGGCCGGGCCGCGGAGGTGCTGAACGCGGGCGAACGGGTCGCCATCCTGGTCGGAGCGGGAGCGCTCGGAGCGACCGATGAGGTCATCGCCGTCGCGGAACGGCTGGGAGCCGGCGTCGCCAAGGCGCTTCTCGGCAAGGCCGTCGTGCCTGACGACCTGCCGTTCTGCACGGGATCCATCGGCCTTCTGGGAACGAAGGCGAGCTGGGAGCTCATGGCGAACTGCGATACCCTGCTGATGATCGGATCGAGCTTCCCCTACACGGAGTTCCTGCCGAAGGAGGGCCAGGCCCGGGGCGTGCAGATCGACCTTGATGCCGGCATGCTCGGCCTGCGCTATCCCATGGAGGTCAACCTCGTGGGCGACGCGGCCGCCACATTGGCCGCCCTGCTGCCGCTCCTCGACGAGAAGACCGACCGGTCCTGGGCCGACACCATCGAGGCGAATATCGCGGTTTCGCGCAAGCAGCTCGACGGCATGGCCGCCGCGCCCGCCCGGCCGATCAACCCGCAGCGGGTCGCGACCGAATTGTCGCCGCGCCTGCCCGAAAACTGCATCGTCACCGCCGACAGTGGCACGACCACCGTGTGGTATGCGCGGGACCTCGCGTTCCGGCGCGGGATGATGGGTTCCGTCTCGGGAACCCTGGCGACCATGGGATGCGCGGTGCCCTATGCCATCGCGGCGAAGTTCGCGCACCCCGACCGGCCGGTGATCGCGCTCGTCGGCGACGGCGCCATGCAGATGAACGGGCTCGCGGAACTCATCACCATCGCCAAGTACCGTGACCGGTGGGCCGATCCGCGCCTCGTCGTCATGGTGCTCAACAATCGCGATCTCGCCTATGTCACCTGGGAGGAGCGGGTGCAGTCCGGCGATCCCAAATGGGAATCCTCGCAGTCGCTGCCCGACGTGCCTTACGCCGAGTTCGCGAAATCCATCGGCCTCGACGGCCTTCGCGTGGAGGACCCGGAGCAGGTCGGCCCGGCATGGGACAGGGCGCTTGCGGCGGACAGGCCGTTCGTGCTCGACATGGTGACCGATCCCAACGTGCCGCCGCTGCCGCCGCACATCACCCTGAAGCAGGCGCGCCACTTCATGGGGGCGCTCGTCAAGGGCGATCCGGATACGGGGAGCGTGCTGGCGAATACCGCGCGCGGCATCGTCGGGTCGATCCTGCCGTCGAAGGACAAGTCGTAA
- a CDS encoding diguanylate cyclase, with product MPQPPTNEAERLDFLYSCGILDTSPDERFDRITRLAAQFYEADAAFIGFIDDRYQWMKSIQGEGLASWIERDRSVCQLVIASGKPLVIGDMKADSRLEGHPVVPLLPFRFYAGVPLVTDDGAAVASLCILKREPQDADGFNLSPLEDLGAIAMDELELWRLNRELERASTTDGLTGLANRRAFDAALDQAWRRLERTREPLSLLLFDLDFFKILNDRAGHPAGDEALRHFAKILSEATGRPDDFAARYGGEEFALVLPDTDGAGALAVARAVRDSLASARIAHPGGIGGCLTTSIGLATIGPEDVDCPDALVARADTALYRAKQQGRDCCVPWSA from the coding sequence GTGCCACAGCCCCCGACCAACGAAGCCGAGCGGCTCGATTTCCTCTATTCCTGCGGGATCCTCGACACGTCTCCGGATGAGCGGTTCGACCGCATCACGCGTCTGGCTGCCCAGTTCTACGAAGCAGATGCCGCGTTCATCGGCTTCATCGACGACCGCTATCAATGGATGAAGTCGATCCAGGGTGAGGGCCTCGCCTCCTGGATCGAGCGGGACCGGTCCGTCTGCCAGCTCGTGATCGCGTCTGGAAAACCTCTCGTCATCGGGGACATGAAGGCCGATTCACGACTCGAGGGGCATCCGGTCGTTCCCCTCCTGCCCTTTCGATTCTACGCCGGCGTGCCGCTCGTGACGGATGACGGCGCCGCCGTCGCGTCGCTGTGCATCCTCAAGCGCGAGCCGCAGGACGCGGACGGGTTCAACCTGTCTCCCCTGGAGGATCTCGGGGCGATTGCCATGGACGAACTCGAACTCTGGCGGCTCAACCGGGAACTCGAACGGGCCTCCACGACCGACGGCCTGACCGGCCTGGCGAACCGGCGTGCCTTCGATGCCGCCCTCGATCAGGCGTGGCGCCGGCTCGAGCGCACGCGGGAGCCCCTGTCCCTCCTGCTCTTCGATCTCGATTTCTTCAAGATCCTCAACGACCGGGCCGGGCATCCGGCAGGCGACGAGGCGCTCCGGCATTTTGCCAAAATCCTGTCGGAAGCGACCGGGCGACCGGACGATTTCGCGGCGCGCTACGGGGGCGAGGAATTCGCCCTTGTCCTGCCGGACACCGACGGGGCCGGAGCCCTGGCGGTCGCCCGGGCCGTCAGGGATTCCCTCGCCTCGGCCAGGATCGCGCATCCGGGCGGCATCGGCGGGTGCCTGACGACGAGCATCGGGCTCGCGACCATCGGCCCGGAGGACGTGGATTGTCCGGACGCTCTGGTGGCGCGCGCCGATACGGCCCTCTACCGGGCCAAGCAGCAAGGCCGCGATTGCTGCGTTCCTTGGAGCGCCTGA
- a CDS encoding metallophosphoesterase family protein has translation MATKSQLTQPTGTTQEPAPFSPSPLLIDPRRGDVEDDLASTKSRSLVAIGGRLLAEISIPKLILAWIMLIGLPAVLLGLAPLVVLGWAAKLTGQMATALAGFWPLLILAGLAALAWFGGRTVVRAAERSFWSLNALAVQPVYTLFREGLRHIAGKLAPDLRPRRLTRLYAIAALGGGLLVSVLACSLVVLAWPASRWVGDARDLLAPLQLIVPALANAAVIIGCYVTGAALVWAVADAALGRPADLMAFDDIPSESRTWRVAHLSDLHAVGDRYGFRIESGRMGPRGNERMRHVLDRLDAVHGRQPLDLVLITGDMTDAGRSGEWAEFMEAVADHPALAERLLILPGNHDVNVVDRANPARLELPTSPGKRLRQLRTLSVMEALHGGRVLCFDTGTGRLGPSLSERLAPHRDDIAAFADDGGIRRSIRLTRIWDDVFPMVVPPTTEDGLGVLILNSNAEAHFSFTNALGLISALHAKDLAAAMNLYPRAGWIVALHHHLVEYPTPAKAFSERIGTALINGTWFIGQLRSFADRIVVFHGHRHTEWIGQCAGVRIVSASSPVMNAPQNGSVSFFVHTLAVSDSALKLASPERVEVRLPDATGREGAVPSPPADRAASPATGSMDPGRRR, from the coding sequence ATGGCGACGAAGTCTCAGCTCACCCAGCCGACGGGGACGACGCAGGAGCCGGCTCCGTTTTCTCCGTCGCCCCTCCTGATCGATCCGCGCAGGGGCGACGTGGAGGACGACCTCGCGAGCACCAAGAGCCGGTCGCTCGTCGCCATCGGCGGGCGGCTCCTGGCGGAAATCAGCATTCCGAAGCTCATCCTGGCGTGGATCATGCTGATCGGCCTTCCGGCCGTTCTTCTGGGGCTCGCGCCCCTGGTAGTCCTGGGATGGGCCGCCAAGCTCACCGGGCAGATGGCGACGGCGCTTGCCGGCTTCTGGCCGCTGCTCATCCTTGCCGGTCTCGCAGCCCTCGCTTGGTTCGGCGGCAGGACCGTGGTGCGCGCGGCGGAACGAAGCTTCTGGTCGCTCAACGCCCTGGCCGTCCAGCCCGTCTATACCCTGTTCCGCGAAGGGCTGCGGCACATCGCCGGCAAGCTCGCCCCCGATCTCCGGCCACGTCGGCTGACGCGCCTCTACGCAATCGCCGCCCTCGGCGGCGGCCTTCTGGTGAGCGTCCTCGCGTGCTCGCTCGTCGTCCTCGCCTGGCCCGCGTCGCGCTGGGTCGGCGACGCGAGGGACCTCCTGGCGCCGCTCCAGCTGATCGTGCCGGCCCTCGCCAACGCGGCCGTCATCATCGGATGCTACGTCACGGGGGCGGCCCTGGTGTGGGCCGTGGCCGATGCGGCCCTGGGACGACCGGCCGATCTCATGGCCTTCGACGACATCCCGTCCGAGTCACGCACGTGGCGCGTCGCGCACCTGTCGGATCTCCATGCGGTCGGCGATCGCTACGGCTTTCGCATCGAGAGTGGGCGCATGGGACCCCGGGGCAACGAGCGGATGCGCCATGTCCTGGACAGGCTGGACGCGGTCCATGGGCGCCAGCCCCTGGACCTCGTTCTGATCACCGGCGACATGACCGACGCCGGCCGCTCCGGCGAATGGGCGGAGTTCATGGAGGCCGTTGCGGATCATCCCGCCTTGGCCGAGCGCCTGCTGATCCTTCCCGGCAACCATGACGTGAACGTGGTCGACCGCGCCAATCCGGCGCGGCTCGAGCTGCCGACGAGCCCCGGCAAGCGCCTGCGCCAACTGCGCACGCTCTCCGTCATGGAGGCCCTGCACGGCGGCAGGGTTCTCTGCTTCGACACCGGGACCGGCCGCCTCGGCCCCAGCTTGAGCGAGCGGCTCGCGCCGCATCGCGACGACATCGCGGCCTTCGCGGACGACGGCGGCATCCGCCGGTCCATCCGGCTGACCCGGATCTGGGACGACGTGTTTCCCATGGTCGTTCCGCCGACGACCGAGGACGGGTTGGGCGTGCTGATCCTCAACTCGAACGCGGAGGCGCATTTCTCCTTCACGAATGCGCTCGGCCTGATCTCGGCCCTCCACGCGAAGGATCTGGCGGCCGCGATGAATCTCTACCCGCGCGCCGGCTGGATCGTGGCGCTGCATCATCATCTGGTGGAATATCCCACGCCCGCGAAAGCGTTCTCCGAGCGCATCGGCACGGCTCTCATCAACGGAACCTGGTTCATCGGGCAGCTTCGCTCCTTCGCCGACCGGATCGTGGTGTTCCATGGGCACCGGCACACCGAATGGATCGGACAATGCGCAGGCGTGCGGATCGTCTCCGCGTCCTCTCCGGTCATGAACGCGCCGCAGAACGGCAGCGTCTCGTTCTTCGTTCATACCCTCGCGGTCAGCGACAGCGCGCTGAAACTCGCCTCCCCTGAGCGCGTCGAGGTCAGGCTTCCGGACGCGACCGGTCGGGAAGGAGCAGTTCCGTCTCCTCCGGCGGACCGAGCAGCATCGCCAGCCACCGGGTCGATGGATCCTGGGCGCAGAAGGTGA
- a CDS encoding AI-2E family transporter translates to MHWPLITLVVLALLGAIYAAEAVIAPFAFALFLIALVWPLQFRLQTYIPRLLALAVSILLLVVAFSGFASLIVWAFSRVGRWILGNLGRFQELYNQTAFWLEEQGVAVASLWADHFNIGWLVGLTQKLTSQVNTTLSFWLVVLVYVILGLLEVEATARKVEALPNRRIARVLLAGSAETGVKIRRYMVVRTLMSILTGALVWAFAVLFGLPLAQEWGVIAFTLNYIPFIGPFIATLFPTLLAMVEFDTWQAVIVVFACLNVIQFVVGSYIEPRLSGSVLAMSPSVVLFSIFLWTFLWGLPGTFIGLPITIAVLTFCAQDPSTRWLAMLLGPPEETELLLPDRSRPEA, encoded by the coding sequence ATGCATTGGCCGTTGATCACCCTCGTGGTCCTGGCCCTGCTGGGCGCGATCTACGCGGCCGAGGCGGTCATCGCGCCTTTCGCCTTCGCGCTGTTCCTGATCGCGCTCGTCTGGCCGCTCCAGTTCCGGCTTCAGACCTATATCCCGCGTCTCCTGGCCCTGGCCGTCAGCATCCTGTTGCTCGTGGTGGCCTTCAGCGGCTTCGCGTCGCTCATCGTCTGGGCGTTCAGCCGCGTCGGGCGCTGGATCCTGGGCAACCTGGGCCGGTTCCAGGAACTCTACAACCAGACGGCGTTCTGGCTCGAGGAGCAGGGTGTCGCGGTAGCGAGCCTCTGGGCTGACCACTTCAACATCGGCTGGCTCGTGGGCCTGACGCAGAAGCTGACGAGCCAAGTCAACACGACCCTGAGCTTCTGGCTCGTCGTCCTCGTCTATGTCATCCTCGGCCTCCTTGAGGTCGAGGCGACGGCCCGGAAAGTCGAGGCTCTCCCGAACCGCCGCATCGCGCGGGTCCTGCTGGCCGGGAGCGCGGAAACCGGCGTGAAGATCCGGCGCTACATGGTGGTGCGGACCCTGATGAGCATTCTCACCGGCGCGCTCGTCTGGGCCTTTGCGGTGCTCTTCGGCCTGCCGCTCGCGCAGGAATGGGGCGTGATCGCCTTCACGCTGAACTACATCCCGTTCATCGGCCCGTTCATCGCGACGCTTTTTCCGACCCTGCTCGCCATGGTCGAGTTCGACACGTGGCAGGCCGTCATCGTGGTCTTCGCCTGCCTGAACGTCATCCAGTTCGTGGTCGGCAGCTATATCGAACCGCGCCTGTCCGGAAGCGTGCTGGCCATGTCTCCTTCCGTGGTGCTGTTCTCGATCTTCCTCTGGACGTTCCTGTGGGGCCTGCCGGGCACCTTCATCGGCCTGCCGATCACCATCGCGGTTCTCACCTTCTGCGCCCAGGATCCATCGACCCGGTGGCTGGCGATGCTGCTCGGTCCGCCGGAGGAGACGGAACTGCTCCTTCCCGACCGGTCGCGTCCGGAAGCCTGA
- a CDS encoding patatin-like phospholipase family protein, which yields MKRRPVLVDLALQGGGSHGAFTWGVLDRLLEEPWLRIAGISGTSAGAMNAAVLADGWLEGGAEGARHALDRYWERVSRAAAFSPLQRSPLDRLMGRWTLDTSPAYVAMDLTSRLLAPSDINPSGFNPLRHILAESIDFERLGASPIQLFVTATSVRTGRGRIFRNGEITPDVLLASACLPTMFAAIEIDGELYWDGGYVGNPTITPLVRETDANDAILVQINPRERKEMPRTAADILNRLNEISFNSPLMKELRMIALLRQVADPGTGEGARWARMRTHRIRSDMLAGFGASSKLNGEWEFVSMLRTEGRRAASEFLETGADDIGKRSTADLDVLLAEC from the coding sequence ATGAAACGGAGGCCTGTCCTGGTCGATCTGGCCCTTCAGGGCGGGGGCTCTCACGGTGCGTTCACCTGGGGTGTGCTGGACCGGCTTCTCGAGGAGCCTTGGCTGCGCATCGCGGGCATCTCCGGCACGTCGGCCGGCGCGATGAACGCCGCCGTGCTGGCGGATGGCTGGCTCGAAGGGGGCGCGGAGGGCGCGCGCCATGCACTCGACCGATATTGGGAGCGCGTGTCGCGGGCCGCGGCCTTCAGTCCGCTGCAGCGGTCGCCCCTGGACCGGCTCATGGGTCGCTGGACCCTCGACACGTCCCCGGCCTATGTGGCGATGGACCTGACCTCGCGCCTTCTCGCACCATCCGACATCAACCCCTCCGGCTTCAATCCGCTGCGCCACATCCTGGCCGAGAGCATCGATTTCGAGCGCCTGGGCGCGTCGCCGATCCAGTTGTTCGTCACGGCGACGAGCGTGCGAACGGGGCGCGGTCGCATCTTTCGCAATGGGGAGATCACGCCCGACGTGCTTCTGGCGTCCGCCTGCCTGCCCACGATGTTCGCCGCCATCGAGATCGACGGCGAGCTCTATTGGGACGGAGGCTATGTGGGCAATCCCACCATCACGCCGCTGGTGCGCGAGACCGACGCGAACGACGCCATCCTGGTGCAGATCAACCCGCGCGAGCGCAAGGAGATGCCGCGCACGGCAGCCGACATCCTCAACCGCCTCAACGAGATCTCCTTCAACTCTCCCCTGATGAAGGAACTCCGGATGATCGCGCTCCTGCGCCAGGTGGCGGATCCCGGAACGGGCGAGGGCGCGCGCTGGGCGCGGATGCGGACGCACCGGATCAGGAGCGACATGCTCGCCGGGTTCGGCGCGTCGTCGAAGCTCAACGGCGAATGGGAGTTCGTGTCGATGCTGCGGACGGAGGGGCGCCGGGCCGCGAGTGAATTCCTGGAGACCGGCGCCGACGATATCGGCAAGCGTTCCACGGCGGACCTGGATGTCCTGCTGGCGGAGTGCTGA